The following coding sequences lie in one Chelonia mydas isolate rCheMyd1 chromosome 6, rCheMyd1.pri.v2, whole genome shotgun sequence genomic window:
- the LOC102935641 gene encoding perforin-1 isoform X3 gives MPRPSSFFPLLLLILLPGVSTHCHTGTAEECEEHTAFVPGHNLAGEGIDVTTLGRKGAYLVDTSHWQRPDGTCTLCRNSLLEGQLQRLPLAVADWREKVSCRRKLSSAVKESAMGMVRAANAVVQNDWKVGLEVEVKPSANTQVMLAGSHSKLAEFSTEKSQQDKYSFTSHEVSCAYYTFRVTHKPPLTRHFIRALRDLPEDYTHSSRLEYHELINTYGTHYVSQLQLGGRVRDVTAVRVCEAALDGMTADEVKDCLNLEASASIGAGKGSAQAAFSQCEEQKKKKNFKRSFHETYSERHTEVTGGHSHADLLFSEGQDAEVFSAWMESLKASPGLVSYSLHPIHNLVRQDNPKREALRQAVSEYIAERALWRNCTHSCPPGTQRSAHDSCSCICPGDGSTNTMCCSRERGQGKLTVTVERASGLWGDYSSRTDAYVKVSFQDREVRTATVWNTDNPVWDVHLDLGHVRVAETSQLRLQVWDEDNRETQRPG, from the exons ATGCCCAGACCCAGctccttcttccccctcctcctacTCATTCTCCTCCCTGGGGTCTCCACCCATTGTCACACGGGCACAGCTGAGGAGTGCGAGGAGCACACGGCTTTTGTGCCTGGGCACAATCTGGCAGGAGAGGGCATCGACGTCACCACACTGGGTAGGAAAGGGGCCTACTTGGTGGACACCAGCCACTGGCAGCGCCCGGATGGGACCTGCACCCTGTGCCGGAACTCgctgctggaggggcagctgcagaggcTGCCGCTGGCTGTGGCGGACTGGAGGGAGAAGGTCTCATGCCGCAGGAAACTCTCCAGCGCTGTGAAGGAGTCGGCCATGGGCATGGTCCGTGCAGCGAACGCCGTGGTACAGAATGACTGGaaggtggggctggaggtggaggTGAAGCCCAGCGCCAACACCCAGGTGATGCTGGCCGGCTCGCACTCCAAACTGGCAGAGTTCAGCACGGAGAAGTCTCAGCAAGACAAATACAGTTTCACCAGCCATGAGGTGTCCTGCGCATACTATAC GTTCCGCGTTACCCACAAACCTCCTCTCACCAGACATTTCATCCGGGCCTTGAGGGACCTCCCGGAGGATTACACCCACAGCTCGCGGCTCGAGTACCATGAGCTGATCAACACCTACGGCACCCACTATgtgtcccagctgcagctggggggccGGGTGCGGGACGTGACGGCCGTGAGGGTCTGTGAGGCAGCGCTGGATGGGATGACAGCTGATGAGGTCAAAGACTGTTTGAACCTGGAGGCCTCTGCCAGCATTGGGGCCGGGAAGGGCAGTGCCCAGGCGGCCTTCAGCCAGTGTGAggagcagaagaagaagaagaacttcAAGCGGAGCTTCCATGAGACCTACAGCGAGCGTCACACCGAGGTGACGGGCGGCCACAGCCACGCTGACCTGCTGTTCTCTGAGGGGCAGGACGCCGAGGTGTTCTCGGCCTGGATGGAAAGCCTCAAAGCCAGCCCCGGCCTGGTGTCCTACTCGCTGCACCCCATCCACAACTTGGTGAGGCAGGACAACCCCAAGCGGGAGGCGCTGAGGCAGGCGGTGAGTGAGTACATCGCCGAGAGGGCCCTGTGGAGGAATTGCACCCACAGCTGCCCTCCGGGGACCCAGCGCAGCGCCCATGACTCCTGCTCCTGCATCTGCCCCGGGGATGGCTCCACCAACACCATGTGCTGCTCgcgggagcggggtcaggggaaGCTGACGGTGACGGTGGAGCGGGCCAGCGGCCTGTGGGGCGACTACAGCAGCCGCACCGACGCCTACGTCAAGGTCTCCTTCCAGGACCGGGAGGTGCGGACGGCAACCGTGTGGAACACCGACAACCCGGTCTGGGACGTCCACCTGGACCTGGGGCACGTGCGGGTGGCGGAGACCAGCCAGCTCCGCCTCCAGGTCTGGGACGAGGACAACAG GGAGACTCAGAGACCAG GTTGA
- the LOC102935641 gene encoding perforin-1 isoform X2 — MPRPSSFFPLLLLILLPGVSTHCHTGTAEECEEHTAFVPGHNLAGEGIDVTTLGRKGAYLVDTSHWQRPDGTCTLCRNSLLEGQLQRLPLAVADWREKVSCRRKLSSAVKESAMGMVRAANAVVQNDWKVGLEVEVKPSANTQVMLAGSHSKLAEFSTEKSQQDKYSFTSHEVSCAYYTFRVTHKPPLTRHFIRALRDLPEDYTHSSRLEYHELINTYGTHYVSQLQLGGRVRDVTAVRVCEAALDGMTADEVKDCLNLEASASIGAGKGSAQAAFSQCEEQKKKKNFKRSFHETYSERHTEVTGGHSHADLLFSEGQDAEVFSAWMESLKASPGLVSYSLHPIHNLVRQDNPKREALRQAVSEYIAERALWRNCTHSCPPGTQRSAHDSCSCICPGDGSTNTMCCSRERGQGKLTVTVERASGLWGDYSSRTDAYVKVSFQDREVRTATVWNTDNPVWDVHLDLGHVRVAETSQLRLQVWDEDNRETQRPGEGSHHTSQAQIHCLHPSPPPPPGGLPLLLHRQS, encoded by the exons ATGCCCAGACCCAGctccttcttccccctcctcctacTCATTCTCCTCCCTGGGGTCTCCACCCATTGTCACACGGGCACAGCTGAGGAGTGCGAGGAGCACACGGCTTTTGTGCCTGGGCACAATCTGGCAGGAGAGGGCATCGACGTCACCACACTGGGTAGGAAAGGGGCCTACTTGGTGGACACCAGCCACTGGCAGCGCCCGGATGGGACCTGCACCCTGTGCCGGAACTCgctgctggaggggcagctgcagaggcTGCCGCTGGCTGTGGCGGACTGGAGGGAGAAGGTCTCATGCCGCAGGAAACTCTCCAGCGCTGTGAAGGAGTCGGCCATGGGCATGGTCCGTGCAGCGAACGCCGTGGTACAGAATGACTGGaaggtggggctggaggtggaggTGAAGCCCAGCGCCAACACCCAGGTGATGCTGGCCGGCTCGCACTCCAAACTGGCAGAGTTCAGCACGGAGAAGTCTCAGCAAGACAAATACAGTTTCACCAGCCATGAGGTGTCCTGCGCATACTATAC GTTCCGCGTTACCCACAAACCTCCTCTCACCAGACATTTCATCCGGGCCTTGAGGGACCTCCCGGAGGATTACACCCACAGCTCGCGGCTCGAGTACCATGAGCTGATCAACACCTACGGCACCCACTATgtgtcccagctgcagctggggggccGGGTGCGGGACGTGACGGCCGTGAGGGTCTGTGAGGCAGCGCTGGATGGGATGACAGCTGATGAGGTCAAAGACTGTTTGAACCTGGAGGCCTCTGCCAGCATTGGGGCCGGGAAGGGCAGTGCCCAGGCGGCCTTCAGCCAGTGTGAggagcagaagaagaagaagaacttcAAGCGGAGCTTCCATGAGACCTACAGCGAGCGTCACACCGAGGTGACGGGCGGCCACAGCCACGCTGACCTGCTGTTCTCTGAGGGGCAGGACGCCGAGGTGTTCTCGGCCTGGATGGAAAGCCTCAAAGCCAGCCCCGGCCTGGTGTCCTACTCGCTGCACCCCATCCACAACTTGGTGAGGCAGGACAACCCCAAGCGGGAGGCGCTGAGGCAGGCGGTGAGTGAGTACATCGCCGAGAGGGCCCTGTGGAGGAATTGCACCCACAGCTGCCCTCCGGGGACCCAGCGCAGCGCCCATGACTCCTGCTCCTGCATCTGCCCCGGGGATGGCTCCACCAACACCATGTGCTGCTCgcgggagcggggtcaggggaaGCTGACGGTGACGGTGGAGCGGGCCAGCGGCCTGTGGGGCGACTACAGCAGCCGCACCGACGCCTACGTCAAGGTCTCCTTCCAGGACCGGGAGGTGCGGACGGCAACCGTGTGGAACACCGACAACCCGGTCTGGGACGTCCACCTGGACCTGGGGCACGTGCGGGTGGCGGAGACCAGCCAGCTCCGCCTCCAGGTCTGGGACGAGGACAACAG GGAGACTCAGAGACCAGGTGAGGGATCCCATCACACTAGCCAAGCCCAGATCCATTGCCTtcatccctctcctcctcctcctccagggggTCTCCCCCTACTGCTACACAGGCAAAGCTGA
- the LOC102935641 gene encoding perforin-1 isoform X1, which translates to MPRPSSFFPLLLLILLPGVSTHCHTGTAEECEEHTAFVPGHNLAGEGIDVTTLGRKGAYLVDTSHWQRPDGTCTLCRNSLLEGQLQRLPLAVADWREKVSCRRKLSSAVKESAMGMVRAANAVVQNDWKVGLEVEVKPSANTQVMLAGSHSKLAEFSTEKSQQDKYSFTSHEVSCAYYTFRVTHKPPLTRHFIRALRDLPEDYTHSSRLEYHELINTYGTHYVSQLQLGGRVRDVTAVRVCEAALDGMTADEVKDCLNLEASASIGAGKGSAQAAFSQCEEQKKKKNFKRSFHETYSERHTEVTGGHSHADLLFSEGQDAEVFSAWMESLKASPGLVSYSLHPIHNLVRQDNPKREALRQAVSEYIAERALWRNCTHSCPPGTQRSAHDSCSCICPGDGSTNTMCCSRERGQGKLTVTVERASGLWGDYSSRTDAYVKVSFQDREVRTATVWNTDNPVWDVHLDLGHVRVAETSQLRLQVWDEDNRYDDDLLGTCDEPLRSGESHHQVCYLNHGRLDFRYSLVCGPSLGGPHCLDYVPQGPGNYGAAQG; encoded by the exons ATGCCCAGACCCAGctccttcttccccctcctcctacTCATTCTCCTCCCTGGGGTCTCCACCCATTGTCACACGGGCACAGCTGAGGAGTGCGAGGAGCACACGGCTTTTGTGCCTGGGCACAATCTGGCAGGAGAGGGCATCGACGTCACCACACTGGGTAGGAAAGGGGCCTACTTGGTGGACACCAGCCACTGGCAGCGCCCGGATGGGACCTGCACCCTGTGCCGGAACTCgctgctggaggggcagctgcagaggcTGCCGCTGGCTGTGGCGGACTGGAGGGAGAAGGTCTCATGCCGCAGGAAACTCTCCAGCGCTGTGAAGGAGTCGGCCATGGGCATGGTCCGTGCAGCGAACGCCGTGGTACAGAATGACTGGaaggtggggctggaggtggaggTGAAGCCCAGCGCCAACACCCAGGTGATGCTGGCCGGCTCGCACTCCAAACTGGCAGAGTTCAGCACGGAGAAGTCTCAGCAAGACAAATACAGTTTCACCAGCCATGAGGTGTCCTGCGCATACTATAC GTTCCGCGTTACCCACAAACCTCCTCTCACCAGACATTTCATCCGGGCCTTGAGGGACCTCCCGGAGGATTACACCCACAGCTCGCGGCTCGAGTACCATGAGCTGATCAACACCTACGGCACCCACTATgtgtcccagctgcagctggggggccGGGTGCGGGACGTGACGGCCGTGAGGGTCTGTGAGGCAGCGCTGGATGGGATGACAGCTGATGAGGTCAAAGACTGTTTGAACCTGGAGGCCTCTGCCAGCATTGGGGCCGGGAAGGGCAGTGCCCAGGCGGCCTTCAGCCAGTGTGAggagcagaagaagaagaagaacttcAAGCGGAGCTTCCATGAGACCTACAGCGAGCGTCACACCGAGGTGACGGGCGGCCACAGCCACGCTGACCTGCTGTTCTCTGAGGGGCAGGACGCCGAGGTGTTCTCGGCCTGGATGGAAAGCCTCAAAGCCAGCCCCGGCCTGGTGTCCTACTCGCTGCACCCCATCCACAACTTGGTGAGGCAGGACAACCCCAAGCGGGAGGCGCTGAGGCAGGCGGTGAGTGAGTACATCGCCGAGAGGGCCCTGTGGAGGAATTGCACCCACAGCTGCCCTCCGGGGACCCAGCGCAGCGCCCATGACTCCTGCTCCTGCATCTGCCCCGGGGATGGCTCCACCAACACCATGTGCTGCTCgcgggagcggggtcaggggaaGCTGACGGTGACGGTGGAGCGGGCCAGCGGCCTGTGGGGCGACTACAGCAGCCGCACCGACGCCTACGTCAAGGTCTCCTTCCAGGACCGGGAGGTGCGGACGGCAACCGTGTGGAACACCGACAACCCGGTCTGGGACGTCCACCTGGACCTGGGGCACGTGCGGGTGGCGGAGACCAGCCAGCTCCGCCTCCAGGTCTGGGACGAGGACAACAGGTATGACGACGACCTACTAGGGACATGCGACGAGCCGCTGCGCTCTGGAGAGAGTCACCACCAGGTCTGCTACCTGAACCATGGCCGGCTGGACTTCCGGTACAGCCTGGTGTGTGGTCCCAGCCTGGGCGGGCCCCACTGCTTGGACTATGTCCCCCAGGGCCCCGGGAACTATGGGGCAGCCCAGGGTTAG